Proteins co-encoded in one Nicotiana sylvestris chromosome 7, ASM39365v2, whole genome shotgun sequence genomic window:
- the LOC104239008 gene encoding ethylene-responsive transcription factor ERF016-like, whose protein sequence is MVRPKGNKEKKDNGDRYKGVRMRKWGKWVAEVRQPKSRDRIWLGSYDTAEEAARAYDAAVVCLRGPSATINFPNDPPLIPSSAPNCDQPQLSPSQIQVAASRHARRVCESAVVDSRLPAVETVFFRDNNNSEFGCSSYVDCYNLATTDKTSTGDGEVLHDDLFDSARMWTF, encoded by the coding sequence ATGGTGAGACCTAaaggaaataaagagaaaaaagatAACGGGGATCGTTACAAAGGTGTAAGGATgaggaaatggggaaaatgggtaGCAGAAGTACGGCAACCAAAGAGCCGTGACAGAATATGGTTAGGATCTTACGATACGGCGGAGGAAGCGGCGAGAGCTTACGATGCGGCGGTCGTTTGCTTACGTGGACCATCGGCGACGATTAATTTTCCAAATGATCCTCCACTTATTCCGTCGTCAGCGCCTAATTGTGATCAGCCGCAATTGTCGCCGTCGCAAATTCAAGTGGCGGCGTCGAGACATGCGCGTAGGGTTTGTGAATCAGCTGTTGTAGATTCTAGATTACCAGCTGTGGAAACTGTGTTTTttagagataataataattcagAGTTTGGTTGTTCTTCTTATGTGGATTGCTATAATTTGGCTACCACGGATAAAACAAGTACCGGAGATGGTGAAGTTTTGcatgatgatttatttgataGTGCTAGAATGTGGACTTTctga
- the LOC104239007 gene encoding uncharacterized protein: protein MQHDEVIWQVIRHKHCSFMAKIETGIFCRNPYNVTGICNRSSCPLANSRYATIRDHDGVFYLYMKTIERAHMPNKLWERVKLPRNYEQALAIIDKHLMYWPKFLVHKAKQRLTKMTQMRIRMRKLALKTREKIMTTPRKETKRESRRQEKAEKAALLDKSIEKELLERLSKGVYGDIYNYPERKYLEILGREEMQVASEEEDEEEHEVEYVEGYDELEEEDDMEDFDGLGIRDSGLDDDTVGMDDEDDDDDEDDEAVAVHQKRGRKDSVLARRRAEKDEPSANSKKKAKVLVEVEHEGTGERRTAVQ from the exons ATGCAGCATGATGAGGTCATATGGCAAGTTATCAGACACAAGCATTGCAGTTTCATGGCTAA AATTGAGACAGGGATATTTTGCCGAAATCCATATAATGTAACTGGGATTTGCAACCGCAGCTCATGTCCTCTGGCTAATAGTCGGTACGCCACCATTCGGGATCATGATG GAGTGTTCTATTTGTACATGAAAACAATAGAAAGGGCTCACATGCCAAACAAACTTTGGGAAAGAGTTAAATTGCCAAGAAATTACGAACAGGCTCTTGCAATCATTGATAAACATTTG ATGTACTGGCCAAAGTTTCTTGTGCACAAAGCAAAACAAAGATTAACAAAAATGACTCAGATGCGAATAAGAATGAGGAAGCTTGCTTTGAAAACAAG GGAGAAGATAATGACCACACCTAGGAAAGAAACGAAAAGAGAATCTCGCCGACAGGAAAAGGCTGAAAAAGCAGCTCTTCTCGATAAA AGCATTGAGAAGGAACTGCTGGAACGCCTTTCTAAAGGAGTGTATGGTGATATATACAATTATCCTGAGCGGAAGTATCTAGAGATTCTTGGTAGGGAAGAAATGCAGGTGGCtagtgaagaagaagatgaggag GAGCATGAAGTGGAATATGTTGAAGGCTATGATGAGCTTGAGGAGGAAGATGATATGGAAGATTTTGATGGTCTTGGAATTAGAGACAGCGGCTTGGATGATGATACTG TTGGAATGGACGAcgaggatgatgatgatgatgaagatgacGAGGCTGTTGCAGTTCATCAGAAGAGGGGTAGAAAAGATTCTGTTTTAGCTAGAAGAAGAGCAGAGAAAGATGAGCCAAGtgcaaattcaaagaaaaaggcGAAAGTTCTTGTGgag GTTGAACATGAGGGTACGGGTGAAAGACGGACAGCAGTACAATGA